A genomic stretch from Styela clava chromosome 5, kaStyClav1.hap1.2, whole genome shotgun sequence includes:
- the LOC144422851 gene encoding uncharacterized protein LOC144422851, with amino-acid sequence MDKLKKFRCRHQRTRAMRKSRKRVTSSSVGTLTSVSGADKDKEKRKSTTLNSETEGESQTTLSVSNWSKHEVQLLKTSMWIIGFFSFCWISYGILVILQNLAPIELKKVILNIRVIIHLHFTTM; translated from the exons ATGGACAAA TTGAAGAAGTTCCGGTGCCGCCACCAGAGGACGCGG GCAATGCGAAAAAGTAGAAAGCGAGTAACTTCATCGTCTGTGGGAACATTGACTTCTGTCAGCGGAG CCGATAAAGATAAAGAAAAAAGGAAAAGTACAACTCTAAACAGTGAAACTGAAGGAGAATCACAAACG ACACTTTCTGTCAGCAATTGGTCAAAACACGAAGTTCAACTTTTGAAAACATCAATGTGGATCATCGGATTTTTCAGTTTCTGTTGGATATCGTATGGTATCTTAGTCATTTTGCAAAATCTTGCTCCAATTGAATTAAAGAAGGTAATTCTGAACATACGTGTCATAATACATTTGCATTTTACAACTATGTGA